One segment of Micromonospora parathelypteridis DNA contains the following:
- a CDS encoding FAD-dependent monooxygenase — protein MRGTGVRVLIVGGGVAGLATVTALRGWGATVDVVERAPGPTDSGTGIYLTGNATRMLDVLGLREPVADVAVEITRQRSANQRGRRLFDIDVVALWQGVGPCVSLPRAQLHRALLAGVGDAPIRWGRQPVALAEEGDLVAVQFDDDSTERYDLVIGADGVNSTVRRLAFDGQAARDLGQYAYRWVVPRIDDEPVWSVQLGRGTQFLTIPISGQQTYCYYNDGPVVDRPGWRDELGATFTEPAATMLKALDYDDSTLHAGPNQEVVLDSWSRGPVLLIGDAAHATSPNMAQGAAMALEDAFVLASSLATADSVAEALRAYEVRRRPRTDWVLSQTHRRDKATGFPPVLRDLVMRRLGEQMFRSNYGPLFAQP, from the coding sequence GTGCGGGGTACGGGTGTCCGGGTACTGATCGTCGGCGGTGGTGTCGCCGGACTGGCGACGGTGACCGCACTGCGGGGATGGGGCGCGACGGTCGACGTGGTCGAGCGGGCACCCGGGCCGACCGACTCCGGCACCGGCATCTACCTCACCGGGAACGCGACCCGCATGCTCGACGTACTCGGTCTGCGGGAGCCGGTCGCCGACGTCGCCGTGGAGATCACCCGACAGCGCAGCGCCAACCAGCGCGGACGCCGCCTCTTCGACATCGACGTGGTCGCACTGTGGCAGGGCGTCGGGCCGTGTGTGTCGCTGCCCCGGGCGCAACTGCACCGTGCGCTGCTCGCCGGCGTCGGCGACGCCCCGATCCGCTGGGGCCGCCAGCCGGTCGCGCTCGCCGAGGAGGGCGACCTGGTCGCTGTCCAGTTCGACGATGACAGCACCGAACGGTACGACCTGGTGATCGGCGCGGACGGGGTGAACTCGACGGTCCGCCGGCTCGCCTTCGACGGTCAGGCCGCCCGCGACCTCGGCCAGTACGCCTACCGGTGGGTCGTTCCCCGTATCGACGACGAGCCGGTCTGGTCGGTGCAGTTGGGGCGCGGCACGCAGTTCCTCACGATCCCGATCAGCGGCCAGCAGACCTACTGCTACTACAACGACGGCCCGGTGGTCGACCGGCCGGGCTGGCGTGACGAGCTGGGAGCGACGTTCACCGAACCGGCCGCCACCATGCTCAAGGCCCTCGACTACGACGACAGCACCCTGCACGCCGGACCCAACCAGGAGGTCGTGCTCGACTCCTGGTCCCGGGGGCCGGTGCTGCTGATCGGCGACGCCGCCCACGCCACCTCGCCGAACATGGCCCAGGGCGCGGCGATGGCCCTGGAGGACGCGTTCGTGCTCGCGTCGTCGTTGGCCACCGCCGATTCCGTCGCCGAGGCGCTGCGCGCGTACGAGGTGCGCCGCCGCCCGCGTACGGACTGGGTGCTCAGCCAGACGCATCGCCGGGACAAGGCCACCGGCTTCCCGCCGGTGCTGCGCGACCTGGTGATGCGCCGCCTCGGCGAGCAGATGTTCCGCTCGAACTACGGGCCCCTGTTCGCCCAGCCCTGA
- a CDS encoding DUF2332 domain-containing protein, with protein sequence MTTAEAYVEFGSREARGVSPTYERLSWAVARDDALLALLDTLPPGKRQPNLLFAVVRWLGGPVDDPATFHDYTVTHWPAIEVELRTRATQTNESGRCAVLLPVLAALPQPLALLEVGASAGLCLYPDRYAYRYGEHQVGSGEPVLECAAGGMVPPACVPQVVWRAGLDLNPLDVTDPDDVSWLEALIWPEHAHRRARLRAAAAVAAADPPLLVRGDLVDDLPALAAQAPAGATLVVFHTSVLYQVPAARREAFVRLVRELPGHWISNEAPEVLRHDGLPDAPDAALHNVLALDGKPLAWTRGHGQAMTWFG encoded by the coding sequence ATGACGACCGCTGAGGCGTACGTTGAGTTCGGCAGCCGCGAGGCGCGTGGGGTGTCGCCCACGTACGAGCGGCTGTCGTGGGCCGTCGCCCGCGACGACGCCCTGCTCGCCCTGCTCGACACGCTGCCGCCCGGCAAGCGACAGCCGAATCTGCTGTTCGCCGTCGTCCGCTGGCTCGGCGGCCCGGTCGACGACCCGGCCACCTTCCACGACTACACGGTGACGCACTGGCCGGCCATCGAGGTGGAGCTACGCACCCGGGCCACCCAGACGAACGAGAGCGGCCGCTGCGCGGTGCTGCTGCCGGTGCTCGCCGCGCTGCCGCAGCCCCTCGCCCTGCTGGAGGTCGGCGCCTCGGCCGGGCTCTGCCTCTACCCCGATCGGTACGCGTACCGCTACGGCGAGCATCAGGTGGGCTCCGGCGAGCCGGTCCTGGAGTGCGCTGCCGGCGGGATGGTGCCGCCGGCGTGCGTACCCCAGGTGGTGTGGCGGGCCGGCCTGGACCTCAACCCGCTCGATGTGACCGACCCCGACGACGTGTCCTGGTTGGAGGCGCTGATCTGGCCGGAGCACGCGCACCGGCGGGCCCGGCTGCGCGCCGCGGCGGCGGTTGCCGCGGCCGACCCGCCGCTGCTGGTCCGCGGCGATCTCGTGGACGACCTGCCGGCGCTGGCCGCCCAGGCGCCGGCTGGCGCGACGCTGGTGGTCTTCCACACGTCGGTGCTCTACCAGGTGCCCGCGGCGCGCCGGGAGGCGTTCGTCCGGCTGGTCCGTGAGCTGCCCGGGCACTGGATCTCGAACGAGGCTCCGGAGGTGCTGCGGCACGACGGGTTGCCCGACGCGCCGGACGCCGCGCTGCACAACGTCCTCGCGCTGGACGGGAAACCGCTGGCCTGGACGCGAGGGCACGGCCAGGCGATGACGTGGTTCGGCTGA
- a CDS encoding MerR family transcriptional regulator → MSEETRYTIGDLAQRTGLSVKTIRYYADSGIVPPTDRSPAGYRRYGPDAVTRLELVRTLRDLGVDLATIRRVVERQVPLHEVAAAHAEALAVQIRALRSRQAVLTVAARRGSGAAEVNDLHRLAQLTAHERKHLVDDFLETVFAGLGDRPTYPGVIASMTPDLPDEPTSEQVEAWLELAELCQDPTFRANMRRLTRQHASDHDIAGLPRPDAVAVVRDAVSPALAAGLDPAGPEADAVVTSVTSRYASLQGRPADAALRQRLLDRLTVANDPRRDRYLDLLSVLNGWSTGDAVAPAVAWFLQALHARMPQPSH, encoded by the coding sequence ATGAGCGAGGAGACGCGGTACACGATCGGCGACCTGGCACAGCGGACCGGCCTGAGCGTCAAGACCATCCGCTACTACGCCGACAGCGGGATCGTGCCACCAACCGACCGGAGCCCGGCTGGCTACCGGAGGTACGGCCCGGACGCCGTCACCCGGTTGGAGCTGGTCCGCACACTGCGTGACCTGGGCGTGGACCTGGCCACCATTCGGCGGGTAGTGGAACGCCAGGTGCCCCTGCACGAGGTGGCCGCCGCGCACGCCGAGGCGTTGGCGGTGCAGATCCGGGCGCTGCGGTCGCGCCAGGCGGTGCTCACCGTCGCGGCGAGGCGAGGGTCGGGAGCGGCCGAGGTGAACGACCTGCACCGGCTGGCCCAACTCACGGCCCACGAACGGAAGCACCTGGTGGACGACTTTCTGGAAACCGTCTTCGCCGGCCTGGGCGACCGGCCCACGTACCCGGGTGTCATCGCCTCGATGACACCGGACCTGCCCGACGAGCCCACCTCCGAGCAGGTCGAGGCGTGGTTGGAACTCGCCGAGTTGTGCCAGGACCCCACCTTCCGCGCGAACATGCGGCGGTTGACGCGACAGCACGCCTCCGATCACGACATCGCGGGGCTGCCCCGCCCGGACGCCGTCGCGGTGGTCCGGGACGCGGTGTCCCCCGCCCTCGCGGCCGGCCTCGATCCGGCCGGGCCGGAGGCCGATGCCGTGGTCACGTCGGTCACCAGCCGTTACGCGAGCCTCCAGGGCCGTCCCGCCGACGCGGCTCTGCGCCAGCGGCTGCTCGACCGGCTGACGGTGGCCAACGACCCCCGCCGGGACCGGTACCTCGACCTGCTGTCGGTGCTCAACGGCTGGTCGACCGGCGATGCGGTCGCGCCGGCGGTGGCCTGGTTCCTCCAGGCTCTGCACGCCCGGATGCCCCAGCCGTCTCACTGA
- a CDS encoding alpha/beta fold hydrolase: MTPTFAALDGTALAYRVLGGGDPLVCLPGGPMRDSAYLGDLGGLGAHRTLIILDQRGTGRSAVPADVATYRCDRMVDDVEALRRHLGLDRLDVLAHSAGANLALQYATRHPDRLGRLALVTPSTRAVGLTATAALRQEVTQARVAEPWFPAAAAALDSMVAGWASPEAWEAIAPFFYGRWDTAAQVHQAAEPGQRNDEAARIFGAEGAFDPPATRAALAAHRGAVLLLAGEVDLGAPPGLVAQLDELIPHAELAVQSAAGHYPWLDDAEAFTATIAAFLTDPAGA, encoded by the coding sequence ATGACCCCCACGTTTGCCGCGCTCGACGGCACCGCGCTCGCGTACCGGGTGCTCGGCGGCGGAGACCCGCTGGTCTGCCTGCCGGGCGGCCCCATGCGCGACTCCGCGTACCTCGGTGACCTCGGCGGTCTGGGCGCACACCGGACGCTGATCATCCTCGACCAGCGGGGCACCGGTCGGTCGGCCGTGCCGGCGGACGTCGCCACCTACCGCTGCGATCGGATGGTCGACGACGTGGAGGCGCTGCGCCGACACCTGGGCCTGGACCGGCTGGACGTGCTCGCGCACTCCGCCGGCGCCAACCTGGCGCTGCAGTACGCGACCCGACACCCCGACCGGCTGGGCCGACTCGCGCTGGTCACCCCGAGCACCCGGGCGGTCGGGCTGACGGCGACCGCCGCGCTACGCCAAGAGGTCACCCAGGCCCGGGTGGCCGAGCCATGGTTTCCGGCGGCGGCAGCGGCACTCGACTCCATGGTGGCCGGCTGGGCCAGCCCGGAGGCCTGGGAGGCGATCGCACCGTTCTTCTACGGCCGCTGGGACACGGCGGCCCAGGTGCACCAGGCGGCCGAGCCCGGCCAGCGCAACGACGAGGCAGCGCGGATCTTCGGCGCCGAAGGCGCTTTCGATCCGCCGGCCACCCGTGCCGCCCTCGCCGCACATCGGGGCGCTGTGCTGCTGCTCGCCGGTGAGGTCGACCTCGGCGCACCGCCGGGCCTGGTGGCCCAGCTCGACGAGCTGATTCCGCACGCCGAACTGGCCGTTCAGTCGGCAGCGGGGCACTACCCGTGGCTGGACGACGCCGAGGCGTTCACCGCGACGATCGCGGCGTTCCTCACCGACCCGGCCGGGGCTTGA